From one Gossypium hirsutum isolate 1008001.06 chromosome D08, Gossypium_hirsutum_v2.1, whole genome shotgun sequence genomic stretch:
- the LOC121220187 gene encoding receptor-like protein 43 isoform X2: MGSLCLVLVVLQLSWSLSFSVPPSSHLCLPHQRDALLHFKTTISVDCEFFYYGDTYPKMHMESWNKSIDCCSWEGVKCDHVTGHVIGIHLSQSCLGGSLFANNSLFQLHNLRWLDLSYNNLEGSLLENSSNLFHFHGLRRLNLAGNRFNGTISSKLFSQLLAIVNFSGCSVRQFPNFFQTSNLEELDLSNNMISGGISKWEAEGWEGLRYLDLSHNFLTALEQFPGNNLEYLNLHSNLLQGPILSTCLSPEIPILKELFGIIISKNKLTGNIPSSICKLSLLSVLDLSENSLSGTIPDCLGNLSSLQLMDLQVNNFYGKIPNSFVNNRKLSHLLLNDNQLEGLVPPSLANCTSLELLNLGNNKLRDKFPHWLASLSRLQVLILRFNRFYGFLPHSIASYDFLALRIFDLSENEFTGTLSTKLFRNLRAMKDKHKQQSYSSNFQYDGEFYEIPVNLTTKRLELEFTKVVANFVSMDLSNNQFCGKIPENVGQLISLQMLNFSHNNFIGPIPTSFGNLVALESLDLSSNKLNGRIPSQMTKLTFLEVLNLSNNNLVGPIPHGNQFDTFDNDSYNDNSGLCGLPLSKQCVNHVGAEPPSPLVVEHEGSVIPFFWEVVMMGYGSGVVLGLSLGYIVFTTGRPWWFIRKVERDWQYNFSRWVRRNRVRRN, encoded by the exons ATGGGAAGCCTTTGCCTGGTTTTGGTGGTCTTGCAACTTTCATGGAGTTTGTCTTTCTCTGTTCCTCCATCCTCTCATTTATGTCTCCCACACCAGAGAGATGCTTTGCTCCATTTTAAAACCACCATTTCTGTTgattgtgaatttttttattatggaGATACTTACCCCAAGATGCACATGGAGTCATGGAACAAAAGCATTGATTGTTGTTCATGGGAGGGAGTGAAATGCGACCACGTGACTGGTCATGTGATTGGTATCCATCTTAGTCAGAGTTGCCTTGGTGGTTCTCTCTTTGCAAACAACAGCCTCTTTCAACTTCACAACCTCCGATGGCTTGACTTGAGCTACAACAACCTCGAAGGCTCTCTTCTTGAGAACAGTAGCAACTTGTTTCACTTTCATGGACTACGACGACTCAACCTTGCTGGTAATCGTTTCAATGGCACCATCTCATCAAAGTTATTTAGCCAGTTG CTTGCAATTGTGAACTTCTCTGGTTGTAGCGTAAGGCAGTTCCCGAATTTCTTTCAAACATCGAACTTGGAGGAATTAGATCTTTCCAATAACATGATTTCTGGTGGAATTTCCAAATGGGAAGCTGAAGGGTGGGAAGGATTGCGGTACTTGGACCTTTCTCATAACTTTTTGACTGCTTTGGAGCAATTTCCGGGAAACAATTTGGAATATCTCAACCTTCATTCCAACTTGCTTCAGGGACCAATTCTCTCAACTTGCTTGAGTCCTGAAATTCCAATTTTAAAGGAGTTGTTTGGGATCATCATTTCAAAGAATAAATTGACAGGAAACATCCCTTCTTCTATTTGCAAATTGAGTTTACTTAGCGTTCTGGACTTGTCTGAAAACAGCTTGAGTGGAACTATTCCTGATTGTCTTGGAAATTTGAGCTCTTTGCAGTTGATGGATTTGCAGGTGAACAACTTTTATGGGAAGATCCCTAATTCTTTTGTGAATAATAGGAAGTTGAGCCATCTTTTACTCAATGACAATCAATTGGAAGGATTAGTACCACCATCATTGGCTAATTGTACTTCGTTGGAACTTTTAAATTTAGGGAACAACAAGTTAAGGGATAAATTTCCCCATTGGTTAGCTTCACTTTCAAGATTGCAAGTTCTCATCCTAAGATTTAATAGATTTTATGGATTCCTGCCTCATTCCATAGCTTCATATGACTTCTTGGCATTGCGAATATTTGATCTCTCTGAAAATGAGTTCACAGGTACATTGTCCACGAAACTCTTTCGAAATTTGAGAGCAATGAAAGATAAACATAAACAACAATCATACTCCTCAAATTTCCAATATGACGGTGAGTTTTATGAAATTCCTGTGAATTTAACAACCAAAAGATTGGAGCTTGAATTTACGAAGGTCGTGGCCAATTTCGTATCTATGGACTTGTCGAACAACCAATTTTGTGGAAAAATTCCTGAGAATGTCGGGCAACTTATTTCCCTGCAAATGCTCAACTTCTCTCACAATAACTTCATTGGTCCTATCCCAACATCGTTTGGAAATTTGGTAGCACTTGAATCATTGGATCTTTCATCAAACAAGCTCAATGGCAGGATTCCTTCTCAAATGACGAAGCTGACATTTCTTGAAGTATTGAATCTTTCAAACAACAATCTTGTTGGACCAATTCCTCATGGGAATCAATTCGATACCTTTGATAATGATTCCTACAACGATAACTCGGGATTGTGTGGATTACCATTGTCCAAGCAATGCGTCAACCATGTGGGGGCCGAACCGCCTTCACCATTGGTGGTGGAACATGAAGGTTCTGTAATACCCTTCTTTTGGGAAGTTGTAATGATGGGGTATGGAAGTGGAGTGGTGCTAGGATTGAGCCTGGGTTACATTGTATTCACAACCGGAAGGCCATGGTGGTTTATTAGAAAAGTGGAAAGAGACTGGCAATACAATTTCTCGAGGTGGGTACGAAGAAACAGAGTAAGAAGAAACTAG
- the LOC121220187 gene encoding receptor-like protein 19 isoform X1, protein MGSLCLVLVVLQLSWSLSFSVPPSSHLCLPHQRDALLHFKTTISVDCEFFYYGDTYPKMHMESWNKSIDCCSWEGVKCDHVTGHVIGIHLSQSCLGGSLFANNSLFQLHNLRWLDLSYNNLEGSLLENSSNLFHFHGLRRLNLAGNRFNGTISSKLFSQLVSLTHLILAVNDFSGLISHQINVLSSLVSLDLSSSSSDLRFDGQGFDMLARNLTKLRNLVLDYVDMSDVALTSFLNLSSSLEHMSLSFSQLHGEFPTQVSQLPNLKLIDLSRSKNLRGYLSNTNWSHALELLDFSHCGFRGSIPASFGNLTQIISVDLERNSLEGQIPDVFGNLRKLTTLRLSSCNLSGPLPITIFNLTKIIHLDLSNNHLEGPLPNHVNKLQFLKELRLHNNSISGGVPSWLFTLPSLPILDLGYNKLVGPIDRIQKPSSIKEVHLSNNNIGGSIPYSIFYLVNLTLLDLSSNNLSDPIPDSLFDLTNMSYLDLSSNNLSGVIKSNMLSKLTSLYFLLVSSNSLLSLSTSGNDVNYSFPQLAIVNFSGCSVRQFPNFFQTSNLEELDLSNNMISGGISKWEAEGWEGLRYLDLSHNFLTALEQFPGNNLEYLNLHSNLLQGPILSTCLSPEIPILKELFGIIISKNKLTGNIPSSICKLSLLSVLDLSENSLSGTIPDCLGNLSSLQLMDLQVNNFYGKIPNSFVNNRKLSHLLLNDNQLEGLVPPSLANCTSLELLNLGNNKLRDKFPHWLASLSRLQVLILRFNRFYGFLPHSIASYDFLALRIFDLSENEFTGTLSTKLFRNLRAMKDKHKQQSYSSNFQYDGEFYEIPVNLTTKRLELEFTKVVANFVSMDLSNNQFCGKIPENVGQLISLQMLNFSHNNFIGPIPTSFGNLVALESLDLSSNKLNGRIPSQMTKLTFLEVLNLSNNNLVGPIPHGNQFDTFDNDSYNDNSGLCGLPLSKQCVNHVGAEPPSPLVVEHEGSVIPFFWEVVMMGYGSGVVLGLSLGYIVFTTGRPWWFIRKVERDWQYNFSRWVRRNRVRRN, encoded by the coding sequence ATGGGAAGCCTTTGCCTGGTTTTGGTGGTCTTGCAACTTTCATGGAGTTTGTCTTTCTCTGTTCCTCCATCCTCTCATTTATGTCTCCCACACCAGAGAGATGCTTTGCTCCATTTTAAAACCACCATTTCTGTTgattgtgaatttttttattatggaGATACTTACCCCAAGATGCACATGGAGTCATGGAACAAAAGCATTGATTGTTGTTCATGGGAGGGAGTGAAATGCGACCACGTGACTGGTCATGTGATTGGTATCCATCTTAGTCAGAGTTGCCTTGGTGGTTCTCTCTTTGCAAACAACAGCCTCTTTCAACTTCACAACCTCCGATGGCTTGACTTGAGCTACAACAACCTCGAAGGCTCTCTTCTTGAGAACAGTAGCAACTTGTTTCACTTTCATGGACTACGACGACTCAACCTTGCTGGTAATCGTTTCAATGGCACCATCTCATCAAAGTTATTTAGCCAGTTGGTGAGTTTAACCCATCTTATTCTCGCTGTTAATGACTTCTCTGGCTTAATCTCGCATCAAATCAATGTCTTGTCAAGTTTGGTTTCACTTGATCTTTCCAGCTCTTCTTCTGACTTGAGATTTGATGGCCAAGGTTTTGACATGCTTGCAAGAAACTTGACCAAATTAAGAAACCTTGTGCTTGACTATGTAGATATGTCTGATGTTGCACTTACTTCCTTTCTAAACTTGTCTTCATCACTTGAACATATGAGTCTCTCATTTTCTCAATTACATGGGGAATTCCCAACTCAAGTTTCTCAGCTTCCAAACCTCAAACTTATAGATTTAAGTAGGAGTAAAAATCTCAGAGGTTATCTCTCTAACACAAACTGGAGTCATGCCCTTGAGTTGTTAGACTTTTCCCATTGTGGCTTTAGGGGATCAATTCCAGCATCATTTGGAAATCTCACTCAAATCATTTCCGTTGATTTAGAAAGAAACTCGCTTGAAGGACAGATTCCAGATGTTTTTGGAAACCTTAGAAAATTAACTACCTTGAGATTATCTTCTTGCAATTTGAGTGGTCCACTTCCAATAACTATCTTCAACCTCACAAAAATTATCCATTTGGATTTGTCAAATAATCACTTGGAAGGTCCGTTGCCAAATCATGttaataagcttcaatttctaAAGGAACTTCGGTTACATAATAACTCTATAAGTGGTGGAGTACCATCTTGGTTGTTTACTCTGCCATCTCTTCCAATCTTGGACCTCGGTTATAACAAACTAGTTGGTCCGATTGATCGAATTCAGAAGCCTAGTTCCATCAAAGAGGTTCATTTGAGTAATAATAACATCGGTGGTTCAATACCGTATTCCATTTTTTATCTTGTGAACCTTACTTTACTTGACTTGTCTTCAAACAACTTGAGTGATCCAATACCCGATTCCCTTTTTGATCTTACGAACATGAGTTATCTTGATTTGTCATCAAACAACTTGAGTGGTGTGATCAAGTCAAATATGCTTTCAAAACTCACGAGTCTTTACTTTCTTCTTGTTTCAAGTAATAGTTTATTATCATTAAGCACAAGCGGCAATGATGTGAACTATTCTTTCCCCCAGCTTGCAATTGTGAACTTCTCTGGTTGTAGCGTAAGGCAGTTCCCGAATTTCTTTCAAACATCGAACTTGGAGGAATTAGATCTTTCCAATAACATGATTTCTGGTGGAATTTCCAAATGGGAAGCTGAAGGGTGGGAAGGATTGCGGTACTTGGACCTTTCTCATAACTTTTTGACTGCTTTGGAGCAATTTCCGGGAAACAATTTGGAATATCTCAACCTTCATTCCAACTTGCTTCAGGGACCAATTCTCTCAACTTGCTTGAGTCCTGAAATTCCAATTTTAAAGGAGTTGTTTGGGATCATCATTTCAAAGAATAAATTGACAGGAAACATCCCTTCTTCTATTTGCAAATTGAGTTTACTTAGCGTTCTGGACTTGTCTGAAAACAGCTTGAGTGGAACTATTCCTGATTGTCTTGGAAATTTGAGCTCTTTGCAGTTGATGGATTTGCAGGTGAACAACTTTTATGGGAAGATCCCTAATTCTTTTGTGAATAATAGGAAGTTGAGCCATCTTTTACTCAATGACAATCAATTGGAAGGATTAGTACCACCATCATTGGCTAATTGTACTTCGTTGGAACTTTTAAATTTAGGGAACAACAAGTTAAGGGATAAATTTCCCCATTGGTTAGCTTCACTTTCAAGATTGCAAGTTCTCATCCTAAGATTTAATAGATTTTATGGATTCCTGCCTCATTCCATAGCTTCATATGACTTCTTGGCATTGCGAATATTTGATCTCTCTGAAAATGAGTTCACAGGTACATTGTCCACGAAACTCTTTCGAAATTTGAGAGCAATGAAAGATAAACATAAACAACAATCATACTCCTCAAATTTCCAATATGACGGTGAGTTTTATGAAATTCCTGTGAATTTAACAACCAAAAGATTGGAGCTTGAATTTACGAAGGTCGTGGCCAATTTCGTATCTATGGACTTGTCGAACAACCAATTTTGTGGAAAAATTCCTGAGAATGTCGGGCAACTTATTTCCCTGCAAATGCTCAACTTCTCTCACAATAACTTCATTGGTCCTATCCCAACATCGTTTGGAAATTTGGTAGCACTTGAATCATTGGATCTTTCATCAAACAAGCTCAATGGCAGGATTCCTTCTCAAATGACGAAGCTGACATTTCTTGAAGTATTGAATCTTTCAAACAACAATCTTGTTGGACCAATTCCTCATGGGAATCAATTCGATACCTTTGATAATGATTCCTACAACGATAACTCGGGATTGTGTGGATTACCATTGTCCAAGCAATGCGTCAACCATGTGGGGGCCGAACCGCCTTCACCATTGGTGGTGGAACATGAAGGTTCTGTAATACCCTTCTTTTGGGAAGTTGTAATGATGGGGTATGGAAGTGGAGTGGTGCTAGGATTGAGCCTGGGTTACATTGTATTCACAACCGGAAGGCCATGGTGGTTTATTAGAAAAGTGGAAAGAGACTGGCAATACAATTTCTCGAGGTGGGTACGAAGAAACAGAGTAAGAAGAAACTAG